DNA from Sulfurimonas gotlandica GD1:
GCCTCTTTTGTGAGTATAAGATTATGTGTGGGAGAGGGTAATGTTTAAAAACAATCTAGCCTACGAAGCGAGTGCGGGAAGTGGTAAGACATTTATGCTTGTTGTGCGTTATCTATCTCTTTTGTTTAAGGGTGCAACTCCTAATAAAATCTTGGCCCTTACCTTTACAAACAAAGCAGCTTTTGAGATGCAAGAGAGAATTGTTCTTACACTAGAAGAGTTGGAGCATCGTGGTGAGCTTGATGAGATAGTTAAAGTTACAGGCTTTTCTCGTGAGTTTTTGCTACATGAGAGAAAAAGAATCTTAGATGAGTTTTTAAATTCAAACTCTAAAATAATGACTATTGATAAGTTCTTTGCTCAGATACTTCGTAAGTTTTCACTTTACGCATCTCTGATGCCAGACTTTACTACTATGAGTTCTCAGCACGAGTTGAAACTGCTTTCACGCTTTTTAAAAGAAGTAAGTGTAGCTGGTAAAAAAAATACTCTTATCACTCTTTCACTTCAGTCAAAAAAGAGACTTGGTGATATCTTTACTCTACTTGATGAGTTTTACATAAAGCATCAGGAGCTCTCGCATCTAAAGTTTGAAAAACAAGAGTTTCTACATTTTGAGCAAGAAGCTATGGAGAATCTAGGTTACCTACGTGATATCATAAATAGATGCGAGGGTGCATCTGCAACGGTTAAAAAAGCTGTAGAAGCTGATGACTTTGAAGAACTTGCTCTCAAGAGTTGGATAGGAAGAGAGAGTTTAGACTATAGAACTTTTTCAAAGTGTTTTACTCCAGATATGAACTCTCTACTTACTCGAATCCAAGATGCGGTTAAAAACCAAAACAGAGCAAAAGAACAAAACTTTTTTTATGCTTTGAGTGAATTAACCGGCATCTACCAAAAAGCAAAAAAAGCACTATACACAGAAGATAGTGAACTTAGTTTTAACGATGTAACAGTTTTGGTATACCACATCTTAAAAGAGCGAATAGACAGTGAGTTTTTATACTTTAGACTTGACTCGGCTATAGAGCATATACTCCTTGATGAGTTTCAAGATACGAGCATCTTACAGTATGAGATTTTAAAACCGCTAATAGATGAAATACTATCAGGTAGCGGTGTTAGTGAAGATGGAAGTTTTTTCTTCGTTGGAGATGTTAAGCAGTCTATTTATAGGTTTAGAGGTGGGGTCAGTGCTCTTTTTGGAGCTGTAAAAGAGGAATGCAATACTGAGGTCGAAGCACTTCTCACAAACTATCGCTCTCAAAGAGAGGTCATAGAGTTTGTAAACAGAACTTTTATAGACAAGATAAACAACTACGCACCACAACACGTAAGAGAAGAAGCAGATGCAGGATATGTTGAAGTCATCAGTAGTGAAGAGATACTAGAAGAGAGTATCAGCCAAGTAAAAAGACTGCTACAGCTTGGTGCAGATATCAATGAAGTAGCAATCCTTTGTGCGACAAACGGTGATGGTGAAGTTATCAAGCAGATGCTACAAGAGGAAAATATTGAAGTTGTTACAGAGACGACTACAAAACTTATAAACCAAAAGAGTGTTAAGGCTGTTTTGGAATACTTGAAGTATCTATATTTTGGCCAAGAGATATATAAACACAATTTTTTCGCTCTTATCAATCAAGAAGTAAGAGATATATCAAGAGTTAATTTGACTAAGACAAAGCTACTAAGAGTTATTAAAAATTCCATAGCTGAGTATAGACTATTTAGTGATGACTTTCATCTTATACGTTTTTTAGATGTTGTAGGAAAGTATGAAGATATAGAAGCACTTTTGTTTGAGTATGAAAGGCTAGATGCAAGTGGTGCTGCATCTGATCTTAACGGTGTTAGGGTTTTAACTATCCACAAGTCAAAAGGTCTGGAATATGAGCATGTCATAGTTATGGACAGACTTAAAAAAGCTCCTCCTGCAAGAGATGCCATCATTTATGAATATGACGGAATTAAGCTAGAGGATGTATATCTTCGTATAAAAGGTCGAGATGCTATAGATGCTGAGTATGAAGAGGCGCTTGCAAAAGAGAAATATTTAGCAAAAGAAGATTCATTAAATGCACTTTATGTAGCCTTTACAAGAGCAAGAGAAAACTTGTTCGTAATTCTAAAACCTAAAGATTCAACTTTTGATATGTTAAACCTTGAGCCAAAGAGTAGTGGAGAGCTTATCTGTAAAAATACAAATGCACAGATAAAGGCAGTAGCTCCTTCTAAAGAATTAAACTACAAAGATTTATACTATGGAACGCAAAGTGATATTTTAAAACTTGAAGATAGCAGTGACGAAGATTTAAAAGCCATAAACTTTGGTTTGGCTCTTCACTATATGCTTGAGATGCTTGGTGATTTTTCTATTAAAAGTGTTCAAAACGCAAAATATATGATGATAAATAAATATGGCTACTCTTTACAAAATTCTGAGATAGAAGACATAGAACGAAGAGTTGTAAGAGTCCTAGAAAATACGGAGTTTATATCTCTAGCATCTGGAGAGCGTTACAAAGAAAAAGCACTACGATATAAAGATAATCTACGTTATATTGATTTACTTGTAAAACAAGATGACGGCTCATGGGTTGTGATTGATTATAAGAGTTCTATGAGTTATTCTGATAAGCATGTACAACAAGTAAACTACTACGTAAAAGCTATCAAAGAGATAACAGGAGCAG
Protein-coding regions in this window:
- a CDS encoding RecB-like helicase; amino-acid sequence: MFKNNLAYEASAGSGKTFMLVVRYLSLLFKGATPNKILALTFTNKAAFEMQERIVLTLEELEHRGELDEIVKVTGFSREFLLHERKRILDEFLNSNSKIMTIDKFFAQILRKFSLYASLMPDFTTMSSQHELKLLSRFLKEVSVAGKKNTLITLSLQSKKRLGDIFTLLDEFYIKHQELSHLKFEKQEFLHFEQEAMENLGYLRDIINRCEGASATVKKAVEADDFEELALKSWIGRESLDYRTFSKCFTPDMNSLLTRIQDAVKNQNRAKEQNFFYALSELTGIYQKAKKALYTEDSELSFNDVTVLVYHILKERIDSEFLYFRLDSAIEHILLDEFQDTSILQYEILKPLIDEILSGSGVSEDGSFFFVGDVKQSIYRFRGGVSALFGAVKEECNTEVEALLTNYRSQREVIEFVNRTFIDKINNYAPQHVREEADAGYVEVISSEEILEESISQVKRLLQLGADINEVAILCATNGDGEVIKQMLQEENIEVVTETTTKLINQKSVKAVLEYLKYLYFGQEIYKHNFFALINQEVRDISRVNLTKTKLLRVIKNSIAEYRLFSDDFHLIRFLDVVGKYEDIEALLFEYERLDASGAASDLNGVRVLTIHKSKGLEYEHVIVMDRLKKAPPARDAIIYEYDGIKLEDVYLRIKGRDAIDAEYEEALAKEKYLAKEDSLNALYVAFTRARENLFVILKPKDSTFDMLNLEPKSSGELICKNTNAQIKAVAPSKELNYKDLYYGTQSDILKLEDSSDEDLKAINFGLALHYMLEMLGDFSIKSVQNAKYMMINKYGYSLQNSEIEDIERRVVRVLENTEFISLASGERYKEKALRYKDNLRYIDLLVKQDDGSWVVIDYKSSMSYSDKHVQQVNYYVKAIKEITGAEVKGYIAYMLEDSVKITKV